The genome window TCGGTCTCGTCCGGCCCCTTCCGCGCCTCCGACATCCCCGCGGCGCCGGCCCGCCGGGCCCGGTCCCAGCAGGATCCGACTCCTCGCCGCCTTTCCGGGTTGCAGGTCCGCCTGGCAGAGCGGGTGCGGGACCCGAAATGGCCTCCTTCCCAGGCTGCTGGGGGGCCTGCGGGGGTCGGCGAGAAGCGTGGATGAGGCTCGGAGCGCCGCCGGGGTCCACGGCAGCCGCTACTCGGGGCAGCTGGGCAGCCCAGTCAGAAGCGCTCGCTCGCCCCGccctcaggccccgcccccggcagGCGCCGCGCTTCCGGACGGAGGCCCCGCCCTTCGGAATCCCCCTTACCCCGCCCTCTGCACTGGCTCCGAGTCAGGGGTTCCCCGGTCCTGACTCACTCTTGCGTTaactcacccattcattcattcatccaaccgtccattcattcactctttcCCCCTCCCTTCATTTCATGTATTAATGCCAtgcattctttccttccttcacttcctctgttttcttcattcattttccattcattcatttattctttcgtTTAAGAGGAATATATGTTAATCGTCTGCACAAGCTGGGCGTCTTCTGGGGAGGGCACGTGGGAGGTGGGACAGGTGCTACCTGTCGCCGGCCTACTACTCTcaatttctcttgcttttcccgGAGACAAAGGGGACACCCATGTCTTTAAAGGAGTTCTCCCTTTGGGTTCTGGATACAGTCTCCTGTGTCAGTTTTTCAGATCACATAGAATTGGACATGAGGATGTGCTTTTCGCAAGTGgtttttctgctgaaaagtctAAAAAAGCAGAGTGGTCATTCCTCACAGGGATAAAATACTAGTCTCAGACAGTAACAGTATCTGGTTGGGCAAGTGTCGTTCCTCATGGTGGGGCCAGGATGGGGAGGCCCCAGACATTCTGGGCAGCGTTCTGCTGAGGTCCCCTTGGCAGCCTCAGACCTAGTACCAGCACGTCTTTCCGCCTTTCCCATCCCTACTTTCCCTGATCCTAGCCTCAGGAGGCTGTAGGCAAATCCCATCCACGTGGTGAGCCCCAAATCAGCTGCCCAATATTTATCCCCTACCCCAAGTTCCAGAAATGCTCTTAGAAAAATCACCTCTAAGAAAACATCTCCCTTTCCCATCTCTGGCTTTGGAGGAAGGAAGCTGGGGTGTGAACACACAGCTACTAACCAggttccctcccaccctccccatgAAACCTCATTCTATTCATCCATTTGATAGACATGTAAGGAGCTTCTTCTATAAGCCTGACATTGTTCTCTCTGCTGGAAGCAAAACGGAGGCTCACAGTAACAGTAATAACCAACAACTACCACCcccccccaaacaaacaaacaaacaatgtcCCACAGTTCCAGCCTTCAAAACCCCCTAGCAGTTACAACACAGAATGATTGGGCTAAGACAGGAGTGGGAACAGGATGCTGGAGGGACACAGCATGGGGCCAACTACCCAATGGGGTGAGCAGTAGAGGAGGTTCCATTTGAACTGGAAATGGGAAGGGAAGAGGGCTGGGGAGAAGTATCTTGTCTCTGTTCGGGAAGGGGGTgagtggagggagaagggaggggggaggaCAGACTGGAGGAGGTGACCCACTGTTCTACTGGAGTGGGGAGGCTGTGTTGAGCATGAGAGGGTGAGGAGCCATGAGGGGAAAGCCCAAGGAAAATGAGGCATCTCCTTCCCTTGGGGTCATTGTGATTTCAGACATCCTCAACTTCCTCCCCTGACCCGTTCCTCTCCCAATCTCAAAGGCTGCAGCAAAAATACAGACCTTAACCACTTGGGTTCAAaatcatctccattttaaagttgggaagctgaggcccagagaggtgagttgacttgcccaaggtcaaacaATCTGAAAGTGTAGAGCTGTGTTCTCCTGTTCCTcatacaaaactttaaaaatgttttcagtgagggacttccctggtagtccagggctTAAGACTTTCAGCTGCCAGTTCAGGGGGGCTCAAGTTCAATTCCttgtcaaggaactagattctgcatgccacagctaagccCCAGggcaggtgcagccaaataaaaacaaacaaacaatgtttTCAGTGACTTTCTTTCCTTCATGAAGGTCTAAGAAGTTGGGGGCATCCGAGCCCTTTGCAAGGACACAAGAACTCAAGGGTGTGCAGGGAGCACCTCTGTTATACCCACAGGCTGATTTTAAGGAAAAACCTACCCCATTAACCTAGCCAGAAACCTATCCGTGTCTGGCTCTAAACCCTAACGGGTATGTAGCAGCCCCTTTTCTGGCCACATGAGGTCAGCATTGAGTCACTAACTGCTTCCAGCACCTAGTCTGTACTCTGATAGGAAGCCCTTCTGAGTACAATTCAGGAATGGGGACAGGGACCATGGCAGTGTCATCTGGAAAGATGACCTGGGCACTCTGACTCAAGTCACAGCATGATCAGGGTCCTGACTTCACTCCCTCAGCCCCACCCAGTCTTCTCCAaggtcctcttctctctcttgttttctgGTTCCCTTTGTCATGCTCCCACTCCCCATCTCTGCCCACTCCAGCCAGACTCATCTTCAGGAAACAGGCCCAGTTGCTATGGTGACCAGCTGGTCAGCTGGCTCCTTCCACAGCCCCCTTTTTTCTCTGGGCTTCCAAGGAGGGGTAATGCATGTGTATGGAGAAAGGGGAGGTGGTCTTTTATCTCTTGAAAGCTCCGGGGTTGGCCAAAAGAAGTTGAGCTATCTCTCTTCtgaagccccctgcagtggagtgATGAAGGCAGTGGGGCTGGGGAACAGGAGGAAGATTAGAACAACTAAATGGGGAGTGTGAAGATCCTATCTGGGTTAGGAAAGGCCAGGATTAGAACCTCTGCTCTCTATCTGCAGTAAGTACTGAATTAGGTGAAATGAACTGAAACCAGAAGAGGAGTCAGAATTAGTTGTGGGCAGGACTTCTCAAAAATTATGGGTAGGAGAGAGACATTGGAATGAGCCAACGAGATTCCTCCTCTGCCATGGGGATGAAGGAGAACCATGCCTTTTGGGACCATACTCCCCCTAGGTTTGGGCAGGGAGGATGGACTCACTGACCTGGGGAGGATCACACAGGCTGGGTAGTACTGAAGTGACAGGCAGACCAAGAGCCCCCTTCAGCTTCCCTGGAAAGAGAAGAGTAGTAACATGGAGACAGGACCAAGAGCAGGGAGGTGGGTGTGTGGGTGAAGGTAGAGGCTCTTCTGCCCCAGATGAGGGGCAGGACCGTCAGCAGAGCAGTGGGCTTGTCCTCTATTTCCAAAGATCAGATATCCAGGTTTTGCCTCAAGCTGACCTCCAACCCCTGAAGATCCCCATGGACATTTGAATGGGAAAGGTCTGGATTCTAGGACCACTCTGTGAGTACCAGCgggtgaccttgagaaagtccCTCACCTCCTCTCTGCCTTGGTTCCTTGTGGGTAAATGGGGAAAGTCACTATATGTCAAAGACTAAGGTAGTGCATGACACAcaacaggcttccttggtgactgtGCACACACAAATGGGTCAAACATAgcctttatcttattttttcataatgacaggcttccgtgtccttcttCCCTGTTAGATTTTGTGCTCCTTGAAGATGGGCAATTgtattttgcatttctatacaggGCACAGTAGGTTCTTAATACTTTCTTATTGAATGGATGCAttcaggaatgaatgaatggcagcTTTCTTTCTGCCCCTAACTGGGGTGGGAAAGAGCACTGTGGGTGGATGACATGAAGAGACAGGCGACCTGCATGTGGCCTCTGACTTGGCCTCCTACACTCAAAGTCAGAGCTTTAGAGATTGTTCAGTCAACTTTCTCACTGCACAAatggggaaactaaggctcagagaggggaaggcatttgcccaaggtcacacagctaatgacAGAGCCCGGATTAAGAATCTCTTCTCAGGTTTCCTGATCTCCAGTCTAGGGCAATGTACACACTTCATTGCTTCTCTGGGGTTTTTCTTCTAGGATAGAGAGCTAGTTCAGTGAAGGCTGGTTTCAAtatcctctcttctgccctcTGCTAGTCCTTCCTCACATCCAGCTCCAATCCTTTCCTTTTCAGCCTTTCCCAACCTTGTTCAGCTGGGTCTGGCCTCTGAAGTCCTGCCTTAACCCTTTACCATCCAACTGGGAATGGGGATCTTGCCTAGGGTTCCCCAACTCAATTTCCTCTCCCGACTCTCAGCCCTGGGAACTTGCGAGAACGAACGGTGGGGAGGGATGTGAGCTGGCCGCTGGCGCCCCCTCCGCGAACAGACGGAGGAGTTTGGGCTTAGTTTTCTCCTCCTCGGAAGGATGGCGGCGGTGAGGGTAGTGAGCGGGGCTGGGAGTGAGGAAGGGGTGCCGGGAGCCCCTGTTGCTTGTCCCTTTTGGGGTGGCTGTTAGGTAGGCTTGGGGAAGGCGGAGTttggggggccgggggcggggctccTGTGCTGGGAGGAAGAGGGGGGGCGCGCTGGCTCCAGCTCCGCTCAGACAAAAGGCGGCGGCGGGAGCGGGCGGGAGGCGGAGCGGCGCCGCGAGGGCCTCAAGGTGACacccgcccccggccccggcccccccAGCCCGGCCCCCCAGCCcgcctccccatccccatccccaagCCCCTTACCCGTGGAGCCCTTTCCAGGCCCCCTCCCcccggcggggggtggggagcagcgagggccccgccccctcccgcccccctccccagggccgGCGCAGGATGCCCCCGGCCCCCGGCAGCCCCCCGGGAGGCCCTGAGCTCGACGCGCCCCCTCTACGCCATGTCCCCCCCTGGCTCGGCCGCGGGAGAGAGCGGCGGCGGcgccggcggcggcggtggcggcccCGGGGTCCCGGAGGAGCCCACGGCGGCGGCGGCTACGGACGAGGGCCCCGCCCGAGAGGAGGTGAGAGCCGGTGGCGCCCCTTCCCAGGGCGCGGTCGTCCCTTCCCCGGGCGTGGCGCCCCTTCCCCCGCCGGTTCCGCCGCAGCGCGCCCGGCGCCCCGCACCCCGAGCCGGCCGCCGCAGCCGCAGTCCCGCGCCGCTGCCCCCGCCCGGCGGCCGGAGCTGTCCGCGGTGTCGGGGAAGGGGCCGCGCCGGGGGCGGGGCTCGGGGGGTCccgggcagggggaggggcctAGGGGCGGAGCCTCGCGGACCCCgggtgagtgggggtggggacggTAGCCGGGATCCTATCTCGCGGAGGGAGATGCTCTTTAGAAGGCCAGGAAGGGTGACTTAGAGGGGCTGCGGGAGGCAGGAGAGTACCTGCCAGGTCCACGGAGGAAACGGTGGTGTTACCTGAGCTGGGGTCCTAAGAAGGTCAAATGTGAGCAGAAGCCATCCCCCCTGAGGTCACTGGGGCTGTGTGGAGGGGGACGTGCGCCTCTTTCATCCAAGGTCCGTGTAGCACCCCCCTCCAGGGGACTCCCAGGAATCTTTCCGGGTGTTGGTACCGAGCATACCTACCCCTCGTTGGGGGCATACTAAACTGGAGACAAAGCGATGAAGGAAAGTACCAGGGGCTCCCCAATCTCCCATGCACGCTCCCGCACACACTGCACTGGGGCAGAAGCACACAGGCGGGACCTGCAGGGAGGGCCCCTGTCACACGCACGCTCACTGGGACAAGCACACACTCAAGTGGGCATGCAAAGGGGCACACATGCACCCCCCAAGGGCGAGGCTCTCACAAAGGCACATGCACCCTAATCTTGTCTGCGTGTGCTGAGCACTACTTCCTAAGCCAGCCACCTATCTGTACTTCCAGATCTTTCCTTGGATTTCACACCAGTCCAGGGCCCACTGCCTGTTATTGTGCCTTTCGTCTCtccaccttctctcccttcccctgggGAGCCTCCAGGTCCAGGCAGGGGAATGGAAAGAATAAGTCAGGATCTCAGCAGGAGGGTGTGTGGAGGGTTCCTAAAGCTAGACGGTGGGGGGAGCAGATGGGGGGAGCAGAGGGAAAGCCCAGGTCGCCACCAGACATCTGACTCAGGATACTTGTCCTTGAGTGGCTGTGGGTGCCAGCACCCAGAATGCAAAGAGAATGAGGCCCTGCTTTCAGGAGCACCCAGTCTAGTGAAGGAGCCAGACACATAAACAACTCACTGGGACCACCGCAGGGCAGAACATGATTTAGTGCTTTAAGAAGCCTGGGTACTGAGAATTGTTTTCTCTTGTCAAAGAGCTGGGCCACAAATATCTTCCTccttgcctcccacccccacccccgtctcccatcccctctccccagccatATGCCTCTGCCCTTCTGGATGTTTCCTCCTGGACCACCTGCTACTCAGGGACACAAACCCCCTGCTTTCCATCTTAGAACAGGAGTAGGATGTTAAGGAGACTTGCCAGGGACCTGGGGTCCAGAGCTTGGGGAAGGAGACAGCGCTTGGGGTTTCCTGGGAGGTATGAGGGAGGTGGATGGGTCTTCCTAGGTTCTGGAAGAAGGGAGGGCCCCACCTGTGAAGTGGGAAGGGGATGTCAGTGggcccctccctcctttcctagAATACCTGGAAGGGGTCTGGGCTGGGGACTTGCCTTCGCTGATGCCTGTCTGTCCTCCCTGTCTTCCCTACCCACACCTTCTCCTGTTTCACTGCCATCTTTGTATCTGTCTTTGGACTGTTGCTCTGGGTGCCATCCTgcccatctgtgtcttctttgctaTCTGGGccttctccctccacccctggCTCTGATCCCTCTGCCTCTTGGGGTATCTCTCTCTGAACTTCCCCAAACTGGCATTCCGTTCCTTTTTCCTGTCCTCATGGCTCACTCTGGGTCACTTCTGTGTTTATCTCTGATCCTGGCCTCCCATCTTGGTCTGACTCTTCTCTCCACGTCCCTGTCTGTCTCTGCCTGTCATCTCGGGTGCTGGCCTCTGGCCCTCCCTTCCCGCATTCATCTCTGTACTGGGTCTTGCCCCTCCGTCTCACTCCCCAATCATCTCGGCCCTTTGCCTGCCCATCTGAGCAGCAGCGTCCCATCCAGCCCTCTTTCACCAAGTCCCTCTGCCGTGAGTCCCACTGGAAGTGCCTGCTGCTCTCGCTGCTCATGTACGGCTGCCTGGGGGCGGTGGCCTGGTGCCACGTCACCACGGTGACCCGCCTCACCTTCAGCAGCGCCTACCAGGGCAACAGCCTCATGTACCACGACAGCCCCTGCTCCAACGGCTATGTCTACAtccccctggccttcctgctcaTGCTGTATGCCGTCTACCTGGTGGAGTGCTGGCATTGCCAAGCCCGCCACGAGCTGCAGCACCGGGTGGACGTGAGCAGCGTGCGAGAGCGCGTGGGCCGCATGCAGCAGGCCACGCCCTGTATCTGGTGGAAGGCCATCAGCTACCACTACGTCCGCCGCACGCGCCAAGTCACCCGATACCGCAATGGAGACGCCTACACCACCACCCAGGTGAGGAGCTGGAGGGGAGCACAGGCCGGTCCAGATGGGAGGGGGAAGGGCTGGGACCCTGCCCGACTGTCCCCAGGGGGAGCACAGCCCGCAGTGAGCTCTTGTGGGCACTGCCACAGAAGAGCAATAACCACCAccataaaaataacagcaaacactAGCAGACAGGTTCTGCTCTAACTACTTTACCAATATCAAAGTCAAACAGCTAGTgtgtggtggagctgggatttgaagccTGGCAGTCTGACTCCAGGATCTGTGTCTCTGGAGATGATACGATCCTACCTGGCTCCAACCGGGAGCTAAGCCAGGACAGGCTGAGGGTTCGATCAGGCGCCGAGAGCCGCCATGGGGCGGACGAGGGTGAGCGGACTGAAGCGACCCCGCCGCCTTCCCCGGCGCCGCAGGTCTACCATGAGCGCGTGAACACGCACGTGGCCGAGGCCGAGTTCGACTACGCGCGCTGTGGCGTCCGCGACGTGTCCAAGGCgctggtggggctggagggcGCGCCGGCCACACGGCTGCGCTTCACCAAGTGCTTCAGTTTCGCCAGCGTGGAGGCCGAGAACGCGTACCTGTGCCAGCGCGCGCGCTTCTTCGCCGAGAACGAGGGCCTGGACGACTACATGGAGGCGCGCGAGGGCATGCATCTCAAGAACGTGGACTTCCGCGAGTTTATGGTGGCCTTCCCCGACCCGGCCAGGCCGCCCTGGTACGCCTGCTCGTCCGCCTTCTGGGCCGCGGCGCTGCTCACGCTGTCGTGGCCGCTGCGCGTGCTGGCCGAGTACCGCACGGCCTACGCGCACTACCACGTAGAGAAGCTCTTCGGCCTGGAGGGCCCCGGCTCGGCGGGTGGCAGCGCCGGCGGCGGCCTCAGCCCCAGCGACGAGCTGCTGCCGCCGCTCACGCACCGCCTGCCGCGGGTCAACACGGTGGACAGCACGGAGCTCGAGTGGCACATCCGCTCCAACCAGCAGCTGGTGCCCAGCTACTCGGAGGCGGTGCTCATGGACCTGGCGGGGCTGGGCGCGCGCTGCGCTGGGGGAGCGGCCGGTGGCTACGCCCCCACCTGCCGCTACGGTGGGGTGGGTGGACCGGGAGCGGCGGGCCTGGCCCCGTACCGGCGCAGCTGCGAGCACTGCCAGCGCGCCGTCAGTAGCTCGTCCATCTTCTCGCGCAGCGCCCTGAGCATCTGCGCCAGCCCGCGGGCCGCCCCCGGGCCCGGAGGAGTCGGGGCGGGCTGCGGGGGCAGCCGCTTCTCTCTCGGCCGCCTCTACGGCTCGCGGCGCAGCTGCCTGTGGCGCAGCCGGAGCGGGAGCGTCAACGAGGCGAGCTGTCCCACCGAGCAGACGCGACTGTCCAGCCAGGCCAGCATGGGGGACGACGAGGAGGACGACGACGAGGAGGAGGCCGGGCCGCCGCCGCCCTACCACGACGCCCTCTACTTTCCGGTGCTCATCGTGCACCGGCAGGAGGGGTGTCTGGGCCACAGCCACCGGCCGCTGCACCGCCACGGCTCCTGCGTAGAGACTTCACTGTGACCCCGGGTCCCGGGACCGGCCCGACGGCCTCCTCCTTGCCCCTTGCCGGGACGGCGCGTCCCGCGGGTGGAGCAGGGGGGAGTCACGAGTGTGGCCGAGGCCGTGCTGGGAACGGCgcgggtggggaggtgggaggcgaGGGGGCGCGGGCCAGACTCAGACGGGGCCGATCCGACCCCCCCACTTCCTGTACATAAAGAAacagctggggggaggggagacaaTCCCACCCCCGCAGAGCCGTCTCTTCCAGGCCTGCCCGCCCCTGAGTTCCTAGGGGGTCACCTCCCTTTCCGACACACACACTCGCACATTGGCGATTCCCTGTCCCGCCTTTCAATGGATCCAATGACTGTTACCTGGCGACTGCGCCCTGGAACCCGCCTTGGGCTCCGTCTCCAGGGAGAGGCCCTCGCTGTGCAGCTGGGGAGGTTTGGAGGCCGGGGGGCGGGGAAGGGCCGGCCGGCTTTCTTTCCTCGCTGCAGCCTGATCCTGCGGGGGCCTCACTCTACCAAGGGGGCAGTGGTTCGGAGAACAGCAGGGCTGGCTTCCAACCAAGCTAATGAATTCAGTGGGTCTGAGGCCGGGGCCAGGTGTCAGCCGCGGTACTCCATCTCAAAGCCCTGGAGATGTTGCTCTCTTCTTCTTGGCGCTGGCCCCGACAAGATCCGAAGATCGGGGTTTCCTTTCCGCCACTCCCACCGCTGTTGTTTATCTCCCTGGGCCCCCCCGGGGAGGTTGGGTCCTGGGGGGACCTACTCACCACAGCTCTTCTTCCCCAGCCTGCTCCCTGGCTCTGAAGAGCTGTTGCCAGGGTGAGGGGGAAGGCAAACTGTGGAGGGCAGTGCACCTCAGTCATTTAAACTTCACCTCCTTGCCTCTGTTCTGGGAGGGCACCCCCTTCAGGCGGCATTCCTTTAAGCTGACCAAGGCGTCCGACTCAGTGGGGAGACTAGGAGACAGGCCTGGGTGACAACAGAGAACTCAGGAAGCAAGTGGGAGTCAAAGAGGAAAGGATCAGAAAAGATCCTCAAAGGTGGGGGTGTCCGTGGGGGCCGACCCTTGGCTCCCCCGTGTTCGTGGGGAGGAGTGGATAGTGGTCGTCCTCAAGCTGAGCCTCTGCGGGGCTGAGGACCTTGTCACAAGCCCAGCAGGAAGCTCCGTTCCATTGGTGGGGTC of Cervus canadensis isolate Bull #8, Minnesota chromosome 28, ASM1932006v1, whole genome shotgun sequence contains these proteins:
- the TMEM151B gene encoding transmembrane protein 151B is translated as MSPPGSAAGESGGGAGGGGGGPGVPEEPTAAAATDEGPAREEQRPIQPSFTKSLCRESHWKCLLLSLLMYGCLGAVAWCHVTTVTRLTFSSAYQGNSLMYHDSPCSNGYVYIPLAFLLMLYAVYLVECWHCQARHELQHRVDVSSVRERVGRMQQATPCIWWKAISYHYVRRTRQVTRYRNGDAYTTTQVYHERVNTHVAEAEFDYARCGVRDVSKALVGLEGAPATRLRFTKCFSFASVEAENAYLCQRARFFAENEGLDDYMEAREGMHLKNVDFREFMVAFPDPARPPWYACSSAFWAAALLTLSWPLRVLAEYRTAYAHYHVEKLFGLEGPGSAGGSAGGGLSPSDELLPPLTHRLPRVNTVDSTELEWHIRSNQQLVPSYSEAVLMDLAGLGARCAGGAAGGYAPTCRYGGVGGPGAAGLAPYRRSCEHCQRAVSSSSIFSRSALSICASPRAAPGPGGVGAGCGGSRFSLGRLYGSRRSCLWRSRSGSVNEASCPTEQTRLSSQASMGDDEEDDDEEEAGPPPPYHDALYFPVLIVHRQEGCLGHSHRPLHRHGSCVETSL